atttcccctcccccaagctcccaaccgccaaggagaccgcccaggtggtcctggaacacgtcttccggatccacggactgccaaaggatgtagtttctgaccgtggtccacaattctcctccgctttttggaaggagttctgtcacctgctgggagccacagtcagtctgacttccggattccatccccaatccaatgggcagtcagagcgggcaaatcaggagctcggagaaggcactgcgatgcatgacttcacgcaacccccactcctggtcgcagcaattgacatgggtggagtacgcacacaattctctgacctgctctgccatcggtatgtcccctttccaatgtgtttatggataccagcctcctctatttgccagtcaggaaggggaggttacttgcccatctgcacttgcgtttgcccgtcgatgtcgccgcacctggtcacaggcccgagccacacttctcagatccgttgccagctacactaccggggccaaccgtcggagaatccctgctcccacctaccatgttggtcaaagggtgtggttgtcgtcaaggaacctgccactcagggtggagtcgcagaagttggcacctcggttcattggcccattccctatcataagagtgattagcccaactgctgtccggctccaactgcctaattccatgagggtgcaccccactttccatgtgtctaagattaagcccattcatgagagtccgctggtccctgctgcgccttgtcctcctcctccacggctcgtcgatggtggtctggtttacaccggcccgccgcctgcttcggtccagacggaggggtaggggtctccagtacctcattgactgggagggctatggacctgaggaaaggacctgggtgccagctagtcggattgtggataggactcatcaccgccttccaccaacggcatcctgatcaacctgcaatccgtaggggccgccccagagggatcctaaccgtcctgcccgccggcttcctgtcctgtgcctgatcctgtctcgggacctgtcccatctccccgaccacggccctccggcttcctccgaggatgagggcgttcgctcggaccgctcggaggagttctagccctcctccggctcccctcctcccgcccggcgtggtgttgctcttgggacttctggggccgtcccttgggggttctgtcatgagccctctcactccaccgggttaccaccttaatgtgtttccactatcttccactctgctcatctctctctctctactcagcctaacgagctccacctgtccctgctctgctcggctctaattactcttgccagctgcgctgcattacccactaacctctcccagtatttaaagtcccgtctttcagctctcctttgtcagatcgtctgcaaagctcacacccggaacctgtgtgctcgcgcttctggctcacccttgttttgtgacccccggacctgcctgattcttggatactcttctgccccaggaaaaccagacctgctttctgccattacgactcctgactacgcttcgaccccggtaactctgaccagccttctgccttgctacaacgtatttggatttcccttgaactgtacttctgccttgtttcatctcgcccgttgtgtctgtgtttcctccccccaggacttctggaccaccaaccaccggcgtcatcggacgcatcgctgccactgggggggcacagacccagcacattggacggataacccctggagccttcactcactccctacttcccttttcccttaagttttaataaactttctggtgtgacgcaattgtggtcctcttgtcgtctgtctgaaccgtgacagagtTCTGTGCTGCGTCGCTACAGCCGTCTGTGTAATGACTATGCCAGCCTGGCACACAACTGCTCTGCCACAGGTGGGTACTAGCCAGCAAACACTATGTACGTGTTTGAGATTAACTCCATTGCCACCAGACGGCACAGAATTACTGATGGACAAATCACCGATCTCCTAAATAACTGCTCATTATGTGATCATGAGTAGTGCTTCTTGTTTAAACATATCCCATCAAATATGCTGTTTACTGTATGTTCCCAGATGGTTAGGACAGGGCCAggaggtcacatggtcaggatcATTTGATTAGTGGCCCTAGTTAACATTCCCAATCTATGGCTCTACATTCCCCTACCTCTTTTATCAAGTTTTCAGAATATTTCCAGAATGTATTGCAGCAACATTTTCATAAATCTAGGGACATTCCACATTTGACACAGAAGACATGAACCCTAGTTCATATATTAAATACTATCATACAGTACAAAGGTTGAATTATATCCAAATctttctttcttgctctctcttttttttttcttttctccttctttcttctctctctctccccctctctctctcacactctcacactctcacacttctctctctctctctctctctctctctctctctctctctctctctctcgcgctctctccgtTTACAGTGTTGAATTTCACAGAGTGTCCTGAGGGGTGGCTTCATGTAGATGAAAAATGTTACTCCTTCAGTAATGACAAGATGGACTGGCCGAGCAGCAGAGACAATTGTACTTCCCTGGGCAGCCACCTTACCATCCTGCACAGCAAGAAACAGCATgtaagaaagtgtgtgtgtgtgtgtgtgcgtgtgtgtgcacacgtgcgtgcattagtgtgtgtgtgtgttcttctcaTCGTAACCATGTGTTTGTTTATAGGAAGCCCTGGGAAAAGAGGTCAGTAGGATTGGTGGGTTTAATACCTACTTCTGGATCGGCTtatcagacagagagatagagggggactGGAGATGGGTGGACAACACAACGCTCACAAACAAGTATGTACTGTCTGCAACCCTTTCAACAATCTCAACATGACACGTACAACATTGACTCAAAATATCTCAGTTGCTCAGTCCTGTCTTTTTTCTCAGATATTTGTCCTCTCCTTTTTTCtgtcttatctctctccctctctgtgactTCAATTCCATCCTGCCCATCATATtttctctccccctacctcccttTCCCTATAGGTTCTGGAACCATTGGAGCTCGGAGCCTGATAACAACCTCTCCGGTGGGGTTGAAGGTGAGGACTGTGTGGTCCTGGAGAGTAACACTCAGACCTGGTCCGACGTGCCCTGTGTCTTCACCTACCACCGCATCTGTCAAATGGATGCTACCCCCATTACCTGCCATTGAATCAGCGGGTGAAAGACACCACTGACCATGAAATAAGCTTAGAGTGGCAGGGATTCAATACAAGGCGCATTGTAGGGAAGCGCGTTGCACTGTTGACAAtggagccacacttctcagatccgttgccagctacactaccggggccaaccgtcggagaatccctgctcccacctaccatgttggtcaaagggtgtggttgtcgtcaaggaacctgccactcagggtggagtcgcagaagttggcacctcggttcattggcccattcctatcataagagtgattagcccaactgctgtccggctccaactgcctaattccatgagggtgcaccccactttccatgtgtctaagattaagcccattcatgagagtccgctggtccccgctgcgccttgtcctcctcctccacggctcgtcgatggtggtctggtttacaccgtccgccgcctgcttcggtccagacgggaggggtaggggtctccagtacctcattgactgggagggctatggaccgaggaaaggacctgggtgccagctagtcggattgtggataggactctcatcaccgccttccaccaacggggcatcctgatcaaccctgcaatccgtagggggccgccccagagggatccctaaccgtctgCCCGCTCGgctcctgtcctgtgcctgatcctgtctcgggacctgtcccatctcccgaccacggcctccggcttcctccgaggatgagggcgtctcgacgaccgttcggaggagttctagccctcctccggcccctcctcccgccccggcgtggtgttgctcttgggacttcggGGCcgccccttggggggttctgtcatgagccctctcactccaccgggttaccaccttaatgtgtttccactatcttccactctgctcatctctctctctctactcagcctaacgagctccacctgtccctgctctgctcggctctaattactctgccagctgcgctgcattacccactaacctctcccagtatttaaagtcccgtctttcagctctcctttgtcagatcgtctgcaaagctcacacccggaacctgtgtgctcgcgcttctggctcacccttgttttgtgacccccggacctgcctgattcttggatactcttctgccccaggaaaaccagacctgctttctgccattacgactcctgactacgcttcgaccccggtaactctgaccagccttctgccttgctacaacgtatttggatttcccttgaactgtacttctgccttgtttcatccgccccgttgtgtctgtgtttcctccccccaggacttctggaccaccaaccaccggcgtcatcggacgcatcgctgccactggggggcacagacccagcacattggacggggataaccctggagccttcactcactccctacttcccttttcccttaagttttaataaactttctggtgtgacgaattgtggtcctcttgtcgtctgtctgaaccgtgacagagtTCTGTGCTGTGTCGCCACAGCCGTCTGTGTAATGACTATGCCAGCCTGGCACACAACTGCTCTGCCACAGGTGGGTACTAGCCAGCAAACACTATGTACGTGTTTGAGATTAACTCCATTGCCACCAGACGGCACAGAATTACTGATGGACAAATCACCGATCTCCTAAATAACTGCTCATTATGTGATCATGAGTAGTGCTTCTTGTTTAAACATATCCCATCAAATATGCTGTTTACTGTATGTTCCCAGATGGTTAGGACAGGGCCAggaggtcacatggtcaggatcATTTGATTAGTGGCCCTAGTTAACATTCCCCAATCTATGGCTCTACATTCCCCTACCTCTTTTATCAAGTTTTCAGAATATTTCCAGAATGTATTGCAGCAACATTTTCATAAATCTAGGGACATTCCACATTTGACACAGAAGACATGAACCCTAGTTCATATATTAAATACTATCATACAGTACAAAGGTTGAATTATATCCAAATctttctttcttgctctctctttctttctttctttctttctttctttctttctttctttctttctttctttctttctttctttctctctctctccccctctctctctcacactctcacactctctctctctctctctctctctctctctctctctctctctctctctctctctctctctc
The Coregonus clupeaformis isolate EN_2021a unplaced genomic scaffold, ASM2061545v1 scaf0356, whole genome shotgun sequence genome window above contains:
- the LOC123484554 gene encoding C-type lectin domain family 4 member E-like isoform X1 — translated: MEKYQCSQGVKKWAGLLTCQTIFLVLIGLVSISTNQAVAEPLSNATQPVETPEEELASLKLKLSSVLRRYSRLCNDYASLAHNCSATVLNFTECPEGWLHVDEKCYSFSNDKMDWPSSRDNCTSLGSHLTILHSKKQHEALGKEVSRIGGFNTYFWIGLSDREIEGDWRWVDNTTLTNKFWNHWSSEPDNNLSGGVEGEDCVVLESNTQTWSDVPCVFTYHRICQMDATPITCH
- the LOC123484554 gene encoding C-type lectin domain family 4 member E-like isoform X2, which encodes MEKYQCKQGSQGVKKWAGLLTCQTIFLVLIGLVSISTNQAVAEPLSNATQPVETPEEELASLKLKLSSVLRRYSRLCNDYASLAHNCSATVLNFTECPEGWLHVDEKCYSFSNDKMDWPSSRDNCTSLGSHLTILHSKKQHEALGKEVSRIGGFNTYFWIGLSDREIEGDWRWVDNTTLTNKFWNHWSSEPDNNLSGGVEGEDCVVLESNTQTWSDVPCVFTYHRICQMDATPITCH